The following proteins are co-located in the Cutaneotrichosporon cavernicola HIS019 DNA, chromosome: 3 genome:
- a CDS encoding uncharacterized protein (Peptidase M50B-like): MAPISFNEGGLFARANWSSPEHWTPNPTQRVTLIVAGCYILVIGILVRPLPSQLTPTVGLHEMSHALAGVLTCARIESIQLDPNEGGCTRMRGGIQLITLPAGYLGSSAFGAALIACGFDINASKVACLVLAPLLLITLWWARRSWVAYATFLFTGILIAVAWVVYHSVGLRFLVLFIGVMSCLYCIWDIIDDTLKRKIAASDASQFAKVVHFGNSYVWGTFWLLISILFFGAGLLLGIAAFKTSWDDQMAAADRFLGGSPW; the protein is encoded by the exons ATGGCACCAATCAGCTTTAACGAGGGTGGCCTGTTCGCCCGCGCAAACTGGAGCTCGCCAGAACACTGGACTCCGAACCCGACACAGCGGGTCaccctcatcgtcgccggGTGCTATATCCTCGTCATTGGGATAT tgGTCCGTCCCCTCCCATCCcaactgacacca ACCGTCGGGTTGCACGAGATGAGCCATGCCCTCGCTGGGGTGCTAACATGCGCCCGAATCGAGAGCATCCAA CTCGACCCAAACGAGGGGGGATGTACCCGCATGCGTGGTGGTATACAACTG ATCACCCTCCCAGCTGGATACCTAggctcgtcggcgttcGGGGCAGCCCTCATCGCCTGC GGCTTCGACATCAACGCTTCCAAGGTCGCGTGCCTCGTTCTTGCGCCTCTGCTTCTTATCACCCTCTGGTGGGCGCGACGGAGCTGGGTCGCGTATGCCACGTTCCTCTTCACTGGCATTCTGATCGCCGTCGCTTGGGTCGTATACCATTCCGTCGGACTCCGCTTCCTCGTGCTCTTTATTGGCGTCATGTCGTGCCTGTACTGCATC TGGGACATTATCGACGATACACTTAAGCGCAAGATTGCGGCAAGTGATGCGAGTCAGTTCGCAAAGGTCGTGCACTTCGGCAACTCTTATGTCTGGG GCACGTTTTGGctcctcatctccatcctct TTTTCGGCGCcggtctcctcctcggcatcgctGCGTTCAAGACGTCGTGGGACGACCAGAtggccgcggccgaccGTTTCCTCGGGG GATCGCCATGGTAA
- a CDS encoding uncharacterized protein (RNI-like protein), with amino-acid sequence MLVPTAPVNIPSRGPSRGPTPPPDLPQLEWSGSPESPSLATPQTPAIRTLVGPHPVALEPSKRHITYAYELPSTSFPSSYGDSSRHRRRSSTPFAFELGDAAIDEGSEPDSGPTLGAPDPAPMTPQATPARGSGTSTPTSPSSSFGAAMRRQIARSKTSMRQLRGDDDEGEAPRQRLKSLITRRSRAQSMTSSPSPSIIGSVSSSAQVSVQASLDMEGYDEVGIMPGRRARGKSIVQNARERLQRRRSSFAGLPTPSVTPPFNVAFTSAGLHSAAPLPSDEIVWGTLSYRAPPTPQPVDHFGTTLPRELKVAVFRTVLEDWEARGGNGRWDGVNGGRRELVRLSRVSREWRSLCFDGQLWAHCDLTPFVTVLPSATLRTILVNARACVKSLSLHGLESLNGSALVCRSEPRLPNFSSLASLDLRGCHSVSEMDLIDLLALAPGLKALNLKGSRVATIYTLDAIRNKIDALEELDVSRCWQLRFLDIDKFVVSLTLPQRRALTTLRVAGLPMASGYLLQHIPDCAPNLECLDLMGCSWIGMRDMQEYVAALGDRPSSLRHLVISNCTGLTPEALELLVDRMPEMRILEAANLESVFYLDPPPTLSRLVRSMPKLERIDLDGSGRYGGVEDRLLHELIPGACRGSPLEESRLVELRIGNAKFVSKAAIMRLIEGLPNLLIFIVDGTEADDAVMKEWHRRHPSPESMISMIDCSLSSEAYDRLAPKTRPRRGWADYRGAPFRYTSLELAERPVLRAFWAWRRVGVPLQWRQAREAGERELEQRQRDSVPSYDRYSRRPSWWATRNDDIDMERGACTIM; translated from the exons ATGCTCGTACCCACCGCCCCCGTCAACATACCATCGCGTGGGCCATCTCGCGGGCCCACTCCGCCACCAGACCTCCCTCAACTCGAATGGTCCGGGTCACCCGAGTCGCCATCGCTGGCGACCCCTCAAACGCCCGCCATACGGACCCTCGTCGGTCCGCACCCCGTCGCATTGGAACCCAGCAAGCGCCACATTACGTACGCCTACGAACTACCCAGCACCTCGTTTCCCAGCAGCTACGGTGACTCGAGCAGACATCGGCGGCGGAGCAGCACCCCGTTCGCCTTCGAGCTCGGGGACGCCGCGATTGACGAGGGCTCCGAGCCCGACTCTGGTCCCACTCTTGGAGCCCCAGACCCTGCGCCGATGACGCCACAGGCAACCCCCGCCCGCGGGTCGGGAACGAgcacgccgacctcgcccagctcgtcgttcGGTGCAGCTATGCGCCGTCAGATAGCGCGCTCCAAGACTTCGATGCGGCAGCTGAggggcgacgacgatgagggcgaggccCCTCGGCAGCGCCTCAAGAGCCTCATAACCCGTCGTAGCAGGGCGCAGAGCATGACGTCGTCACCTTCACCGTCTATCATAGGCAGCGTGAGCTCCAGCGCACAGGTGAGCGTGCAGGCCTCCCTCGACATGGAGGGCTACGACGAAGTGGGTATCATGCCTGGTCGACGGGCGCGGGGCAAATCGATAGTCCAGAACGCGCGGGAGCGACTGCAgcgtcggcgctcgagctttGCCGGGCTCCCAACGCCGTCAGTTACGCCGCCGTTCAACGTCGCGTTTACCAGCGCCGGTCTCCACAGTGCGGCACCACTGCCGTCGGACGAGATCGTGTGGGGCACATTAAGCTACCGTGCGCCACCGACGCCGCAGCCAGTAGACCACTTTGGCACCACGCTCCCGAGAGAGCTCAAGGTTGCAGTCTTCCGAACAGTCTTGGAGGACTGGGAGGCACGCGGGGGAAACGGTCGCTGGGACGGGGTAAACGGTGGacgccgcgagctcgtccgctTGTCCAGGGTTAGCAGGGAGTGGCGTAGTCTCTGCTTCGACGGACAGCTGTGGGCCCATTGCGACTTGACGCCGTTCGTTACTGTGCTTCCCAGTGCGACACTCAGGACGATCCTCGTGAACGCCCGCGCGTGTGTCAAATCACTCTCGCTCCACGGGCTGGAATCACTCAACGGCTCGGCGCTCGTCTGCCGCAGCGAGCCCCGCCTTCCGAActtctcgtcgctcgcgtcCCTCGATCTTCGGGGATGCCACTCAGTCTCCGAGATGGacctcatcgacctccttgcgctcgcgcctggtctcaaggcgctcaacctcaaggGCTCCCGCGTCGCTACCATCTACACTCTCGACGCGATCCGGAACAAGATTGACGCACTCGAGGAACTGGACGTCAGCCGCTGCTGGCAGTTACGTTTCCTCGACATTGATAAGTTTGTCGTCAGCCTCACCCTGCCGCAACGTCGGGCACTCACGACGCTCCGCGTCGCTGGCCTCCCAATGGCCTCGGGATACCTGCTGCAGCACATTCCCGACTGCGCGCCAAACCTCGAGTGTCTCGACCTCATGGGCTGCAGCTGGATAGGCATGCGTGACATGCAGGAGTACGttgcggcgctcggcgaccgtCCCAGCTCGCtccgccatctcgtcatCTCGAACTGCACTGGTCTCACCCCTGAGGCACTAGAGCTTCTGGTGGACCGCATGCCAGAGATGCGCATtctcgaggcggccaacCTCGAGTCGGTCTTCTACCTCGACCCGCCACCTACTCTTTCACGTCTCGTGCGTTCGATGCCCAAGCTTGAGcgcatcgacctcgacggtTCGGGACGATACGGCGGTGTCGAggaccgcctcctccacgagCTCATCCCCGGCGCATGCCGCGGCTCACCACTCGAGGAGAGCCGCCTGGTCGAGCTGCGTATCGGCAACGCCAAGTTTGTCTCCAAGGCCGCGATCATGCGCCTCATCGAGGGCCTCCCCAACCTTCTGATCTTCATAGTAGAT GGTACTGAGGCTGACGACGCCGTCATGAAGGAGTggcaccgccgccaccccaGTCCCGAGAGCATGATCAGCATGATCGActgctcgctctcgtcggAGGCGTATGACCGGCTCGCGCCCAAAacccgccctcgccgcgggTGGGCCGACTACCGCGGGGCGCCGTTCCGGTACACGTCCCTCGAGCTTGCTGAGCGTCCGGTCTTGCGTGCATTCTGGGCGTGGCGCCGCGTCGGAGTGCCCCTCCAGTGGCGGCAGGCGCGtgaggcgggcgagcgcgagctaGAACAGCGCCAGCGCGATAGCGTTCCCAGTTATGACCGGTACTCGCGGCGTCCGAGCTGGTGGGCGACGCGAAacgacgacatcgacaTGGAGCGCGGAGCGTGCACCATCATGTGA
- the TGL2 gene encoding uncharacterized protein (alpha beta-hydrolase), whose protein sequence is MTSRPPAAALPGGDWSSEPADPLYPSPPRRSLSPPTPPSPTAKEKGKARAGAAPGSPLRPPSATASLGSMLEEALHSPLDLPSPSQSPRSSKSLPSSTSPQAPPFLARPPPAHHAGAAGVGLRPRLMTRISSTSAPTASLSFASADEYHPRPREVYVSTTEEHRQWEWRPNAAGPAHFHQHMLMERHGASVFPELDPATGLPLTRQESVEEDRHVQRTISEQWRRGTDPPKPLFGIPSMPSLPTFKEVRSSVDGQRRQLSTSTSALAQRMFSTSKGRIDSMLSEEDQAPTKEEESAKHMVKYRTPQNPIVLCHGLLGFDFLGPVNLPSLQISHWRGIREVLEKNGCEVLICRVPATGSIMERAEVLHNSIKDRFPGRTVNLIAHSMGGLDCRYLASQIKPSEFNICSLTTVSTPHRGSPFADYVIDNVIGRERLAQLLGIMQAMDLPNSGDGAAFTALGTRAMKEFNTEVIDHPDVKYYSWGASFEAGLFDTFRWPWSVIYAKEGPNDGMVSVSSAKWGEYRGTLLGVNHLDLIGWVNQLNYMMSSLTGRPIEFKPATFYLEMSDYLAEQGF, encoded by the exons ATGACATCGCGCCCGCCAGCCGCGGCGCTGCCGGGTGGCGACTGGTCGTCCGAGCCCGCCGACCCACTCTacccctctcctccacgGCGTTCGCTGtccccacccaccccaccctcTCCGACAGCTAAagagaagggcaaggcccgtgcgggcgcggcgccgGGTAGCCCACTCCGTccgccgagcgcaacgGCCTCGCTGGGCAGTATGCTTGAGGAGGCGCtccactcgccactcgATTtaccctccccctcgcAGTCTCCGCGGTCCTCCAAATCGCTCCCTTCATCCACGTCGCCTCAGGCCCcacccttcctcgcccgaccaccaccagcaCATCACGCTGGCGCGGCCGGCGTCGGTCTGCGTCCCCGCCTCATGACTCGCATAtcgagcacgtcggcaCCGACAGCCTCCCTCTCTTTCGCCAGTGCAGACGAATATCATCCCCGCCCGCGGGAGGTATACGTGTCCACGACCGAGGAGCACCGGCAATGGGAATGGCGCCCGAACGCGGCTGGACCAGCACACTTCCACCAACACATGTTGATGGAACGACATGGCGCGAGCGTGTTTCCCGAGCTCGATCCGGCGACGGGCCTGCCGCTCACACGACAGGAAagcgtggaggaggaccggCATGTACAGCGGACGATCTCGGAGcagtggcggcgcggaacGGACCCACCCAAGCCGCTCTTTGGGATACCGAGCATGCCGAGTCTCCCGACGTTCAAGGAGGTGCGGAGTAGTGTGGACGGACAGCGACGGCAACTgagcacgtcgacgagcgcacTGGCCCAGCGCATGTTCAGCACGAGCAAGGGCCGTATTGACAGCATGCTCTCCGAGGAGGATCAGGCCCCGACCAAGGAAGAAGAATCCGCCAAGCACATGGTCAAGTACCGGACGCCGCAGAACCCGATTGTGCTCTGTCATGGCTTGCTTGGCTTCGACTTTCTCGGGCCGGTCaacctcccctccctccagATTAGTCATTGGCGAGGAATCCGTGAGGTGCTCGAGAAGAATGGGTGCGAGGTGCTTATATGCCGCGTCCCTGCTACTGGGAGTATCATGGAACGCGCCGAGGTGCTGCATAACTCAATCAAGGACCGTTTCCCTGGGCGTACGGTCAACTTGATCGCGCACTCGATGGGTGGTCTCGACTGCCGCTACCTCGCGTCGCAGATCAAGCCAAGCGAGTTCAACATCTGTTCCTTGACCACGGTCAGCACGCCGCACCGCGGCTCGCCGTTCGCCGACTACGTGATCGACAACGTGATCGGCCGCGAGAGATTGGCCCAGCTCCTGGGCATCATGCAGGCGATGGACTTGCCCAACTCTGGGGATGGCGCGGCGTTTACGGCCCTCGGGACACGTGCTATGAAGGAGTTCAACACCGAGGTCATCGACCACCCAGACGTCAAGTATTACTCGTGGGGAGCGTCGTTCGAGGCAGGTCTGTTTGACACGTTCCGCTGGCCCTGGTCGGTAATCTACGCCAAGGAGGGGCCAAATGACGGCATGGTGAGCGTATCGTCCGCAAAATGGGGCGAGTATCGCGGCACCCTGCTTGGCGTCAACCACCTCGACTTGATCGGATGGGTCAATCAGCTCAACTATATGATGTCGAGCCTGACTGGTAGGCCGATCGAGTTCAAGCCCGCGACGTTCTATCTCGAGATG TCGGACTATCTTGCCGAGCAGGGCTTCTAG
- the LSM2 gene encoding uncharacterized protein (U6 snRNA-associated Sm-like protein LSm2), with translation MLIFSLFKTLTDQVIEVELKNDLCISGTLKSVDQFLNIRLDGIQVKDPAQFPHMMAVKNLFIRGSVVRYVRLPARDVDTTLLEDGTRREAKNASK, from the exons ATG CTCATCTTCTC cctcTTCAAGACCCTCACCGACCAGGtgatcgaggtcgagctcaagaacgACCTGTGTATCTCGGGCACGCTCAAGTCGGTCGACCA GTTCCTTAACATCCGGCTGGACGGCATCCAGGTCAAGGACCCCGCGCAGTTCCCGCATATG ATGGCCGTGAAGAACCTGTTCATCCGTGGCTCAGTTGTGCGCTACGTCCGCCTGCCGGCACGGGATGTCGACACCACTCTGTTGGAGGACGGGACGCGTCGGG AGGCCAAGAACGCGTCCAAGTAG
- a CDS encoding uncharacterized protein (2OG-Fe(II) oxygenase superfamily) yields the protein MTWPACLSERFISPSLRTAFGSLPRRADIDTVVVFLADQFVGDFDGMGAEFQRLATRSESEDPNESPVTPGDVDTPFRLRVLYLLYYANPSSEHIQTPEREDMTDADCSGSDSDIPPPPKAVKRQSLPLEFKKPRRKDGGMLLVNIDNSLLALLGRPLQPNLPRGKPRKEVATPKSKRVKMEEGSEQTRPFIVDTRGGIRSSTFAAVMRLVAGLEPARSPRPTVKLPAPARAPPVWAQSRQELCEALPYYRAFQSGMYMCKRVPFGYLLDGFPSPGGQAVRVTDATGKVSVSLAADHTRDDARIDTLVLAAQRQSPIILLAGEGYALLPWKLGCAYAVLGWYWVSCTWYEAEPCAHGVEPRDDRQWFRRLKVRFDWIDTQGTPWWLTKGEPWVAPDDVVVAIEDGRLPPTPVSQYKELGQPTQIAAIKVPVSQLVNPPTPPQDPPPRVARESSGDHMIGDTHDVWARPPASEISTSPFGDLYFSPLAKSRGGRLPGDHLLANYHDDPSPSSPWRVSAESCPTCSNDSPRLYVEGWTCLVPECTQFWMLMTAVGIVPIAPCMRLSYDESFLRVIPTPFDASSLPYSIVPPLPSSAPGVEVLEEAGSRSLWRGFVCICGRSNCRYRWECLSCRACGRQVAAQTDSDVVPAWRIKHGRADPLGEADEGSPDLPMSVSRMSGPSATVVAYELPQAGTLYHVMFDTTGRADAIWEAYQRAAIQTLSPLFQRRALKTKAVKGQLLSQQFAINSGASYKYIVETLSYPFSDSPDCVMEALDVIRECVASVLDEAVDFNEVLSVMYREGQKMSWHDDGEHGLGPVVAALSLGSPATMSFRPKLGYKAAPKSPSVLNLTLMHGDVVIMAGRAIQYRYDHRVIPEGLRVAATARVIRGASSQ from the exons ATGACCTGGCCGGCATGTCTCTCGGAGCGCTTCATCTCACCATCTCTGCGCACGGCATTCGGCAGcctcccccgccgcgcggACATCGAtaccgtcgtcgtcttcctcgccgaccaGTTTGTCGGCGACTTTGACGGGATGGGCGCAGAGTTCCAGCGGCTCGCGACAAGGTCCGAGTCTGAAGACCCAAACGAGAGTCCAGTCACGCCTGGTGATGTCGACACACCGTTCCGTCTCCGTGTGCTCTATCTCCTCTATT ACGCAAACCCCAGCAGCGAACATATCCAGACGCCGGAACGTGAAGACATGACGGACGCGGATTGCTCCGGATCCGATAGCGAtatccctcctccacccaagGCAGTAAAGCGGCAGTCGTTGCCCCTCGAGTTCAAGAAGCCGAGACGAAAGGACGGCGGCATGTTGTTGGTTAACATCGATAACAGTTTGTTGGCGCTGTTGGGGCGCCCACTCCAGCCCAATCTCCCACGAGGCAAACCGAGGAAAGAGGTGGCCACCCCGAAGAGCAAGCGTGTCAAGATGGAAGAAGGTTCCGAGCAGACACGGCCCTTCATTGTGGACACGCGCGGTGGTATACGTTCAAGCACGTTTGCGGCTGTGAtgcgcctcgtcgcagGCCTCGAGCCAGCCCGCTCCCCAAGGCCAACGGTCAAGCTACCAGCACCGGCCCGTGCACCACCAGTCTGGGCTCAG TCCCGGCAGGAGCTGTGCGAGGCGCTGCCGTACTACCGCGCGTTCCAGTCAGGAATGTACATGTGCAAGCGTGTGCCGTTTGGATACCTGCTTGACGGGTTTCCATCTCC GGGTGGACAAGCTGTTCGGGTCACGGATGCGACAGGAAAGGTTTCTGTCTCCCTCGCGGCGGACCACACGCGAGACGACGCGCGGATCGATACCCTCGTTCTTGCTGCACAGCGGCAGTCGCCCATTATTCTCCTCGCGGGAGAAGGGTACGCTCTGCTTCCTTGGAAGCTAGGCTGCGCGTACGCCGTGTTAGGATG GTACTGGGTCTCGTGCACCTGGTACGAGGCCGAGCCGTGTGCGCATGGCGTTGAGCCGCGAGATGACAGACAGTGGTTCCGTCGCCTCAAGGTTCGCTTCGACTGGATCGATACTCAAGGTACACCATGGTGGCTCACAAAAGGGGAGCCGTGGGTTGCTCCGGATGACGTCGTGGTCGCAATCGAGGACGGACGTTTGCCTCCCACACCAGTCTCGCAGTACAAGGAGCTGGGGCAGCCTACCCAAATCGCAGCCATCAAAGTCCCGGTCTCCCAACTGGTGAACCCTCCAACACCGCCTCAAGACCCGCCTCCCCGGGTTGCCAGAGAGAGCAGTGGCGACCACATGATCGGAGACACACACGACGTTTGGGCGAGGCCACCGGCGAGTGAGATCAGCACTTCGCCCTTTGGCGACCTGTACTTCTCGCCGCTTGCGAAATCTCGAGGCGGAAGGCTCCCTGGCGACCATCTTTTGGCCAACTACCACGACGATCCTTCTCCTAGCAGTCCATGGCGGGTATCAGCCGAGAGCTGCCCAACTTGCTCCAACGACAGCCCACGGCTGTACGTGGAGGGCTGGACCTGTCTCGTCCCAGAGTGCACCCAGTTCTGGATGCTGATGACGGCAGTTGGGATCGTCCCAATTGCACCGTGCATGAGGCTCAGCTACGACGAATCTTTCCTTCGAGTGATACCTACCCCTTTCGATGCCTCCAGCCTCCCTTACAGCATCGTCCCGCCTCTgccatcctcggcgccgggGGTCGAGGTACTAGAAGAGGCCGGTTCCCGGTCCCTCTGGCGTGGTTTCGTCTGCATCTGTGGACGAAGCAACTGTCGCTATCGTTGGGAATGCCTGAGCTGTCGAGCGTGTGGTCGCCAGGTCGCGGCTCAGACGGACTCGGATGTCGTCCCGGCCTGGCGGATCAAGCACGGCAGGGCTGACCCACTTGGTGAGGCGGACGAAGGTTCTCCGGATCTCCCCATGTCGGTCAGCCGAATGTCAGGCCCTTCTGCAACAGTGGTTGCGTACGAGTTACCGCAAGCTGGCACCCTTTACCATGTGATGTTCGACACCACCGGCCGGGCGGACGCTATCTGGGAAGCTTACCAGCGCGCAGCGATCCAGACACTGTCACCACTCTTCCAACGCCGCGCCCTCAAGACTAAAGCTGTCAAGGGTCAGCTCCTGTCGCAACAATTTGCAATCAACTCCGGCGCGTCGTACAAATACATTGTCGAAACGCTCAGCTACCCGTTCTCTGACTCGCCGGACTGCGTCatggaggcgctcgacgt AATTCGCGAGTGCGTGGCGTCggtccttgacgaggcAGTCGACTTCAACGAGGTCCTCAGCGTCATGTATCGGGAGGGCCAGAAGATGAGCTGgcacgacgacggggaGCATG GGCTGGGACCAGTCGTCGCGGCCCTCTCACTTGGCAGTCCTGCCACTATGTCGTTTCGGCCCAAGCTTGGCTACAAAGCCGCGCCCAAGAGCCCATCTGTGCTCAACCTGACCTTGATGCACGGGGATGTGGTCATCATGGCAGGCCGTGCCATTCAATACCGGTACGACCACCGCGTCATCCCGGAAGGTCTTCGCGTGGCAGCGACGGCACGCGTCATTCGTGGGGCTTCTTCGCAGTAG
- the COQ2 gene encoding uncharacterized protein (Catalyzes the prenylation of para-hydroxybenzoate (PHB) with an all-trans polyprenyl group. Mediates the second step in the final reaction sequence of coenzyme Q (CoQ) biosynthesis, which is the condensation of the polyisoprenoid side chain with PHB, generating the first membrane-bound Q intermediate), translating into MIPLLARSACARTGLGVGASVRRIAPLARLSTQTAKRAVPKTSFLAPAHTVPRRSLADTPASSSIASASSSQAAATAPSVPATPPTAFDRFIPTWAAGIKPYLYLLRWDKPIGALLLYWPGAWAITMASTATHAPLWVPLWYLAVFGVGAMVMRGAGCIINDMWDAKMDAKVERTATRPLAAGTVTHKAATIFLGSQLLLGLGVLTQLNMYSIVLGAASLPLIFIYPFMKRITYYPQIVLGLCFEWGALLGWSAVAGSVDWSVAAPLYAGCVVYCVAYDTIYAHQDKRDDVTAGVKSTALAWGDKSKPIISTLYTGFIGALAYAGYAMGAGPLYYAISCVGGAAHLAWQVITVDLDSRADCWNKFTSNGYVTGPLIWAGMFADYLSQVIF; encoded by the exons ATGATCCCTCTGCTCGCGCGCTCAGCATGCGCGCGCACCGGGCTGGGAGTCGGCGCAAGTGTCCGGCGCATTGCACCCCTCGCGCGTCTCTCCACACAAACCGCAAAACGCGCCGTTCCCAAGACCTCCTTCCTTGCTCCTGCGCACACCGTTCCCCGCCGCTccctcgccgacacgcCGGCTTCCTCTTCCATCGCTTCCGCATCATCTTCCCAAGCGGCGGCAACTGCTCCATCTGTCCCCGCCACCCCACCTACCGCCTTTGACCGCTTCATTCCGACCTGGGCAGCCGGCATCAAGCCCTACCTCTACCTCCTGCGATGGGACAAGCCGAtcggcgccctcctcctctacTGGCCTGGCGCATGGGCGATCACCATGGCCTCGACAGCGACCCACGCACCGCTGTGGGTTCCGCTGTGGTACCTGGCCGTCTTCGGTGTTGGCGCGATGGTGATGCGCGGTGCAGGCTGCATCATCAACGACATGTGGGATGCCAAGATGGACGCAAAGGTAGAGCGCACGGCAACACGTCCCCTCGCCGCGGGAACAGTCACGCATAAGGCCGCAACCATTTTCCTCGGATCGCAGCTTCTCCTCGGACTCGGCGTCCTCACCCAGCTCAACATGTATTCGATCGTCCTTGGGGCGGCCAGTCTGCCCCTCATCTTCATTTATCCCTTCATGAAGCGGATCACGTACTATCCCCAGATTGTGCTTGGACTATGTTTCGAATGGGGCGCCCTTCTGGGATGGAGTGCTGTCGCGGGGAGCGTCGACTGGAGCGTTGCTGCGCCGCTGTACGCCGGTTGCGTGGTGTATTGCGTGGCTTACGACACTATTTATGCGCACCAG gataagcgcgacgacgtgaCTGCCGGCGTCAAGTCGACTGCGCTGGCTTGGGGCGACAAGTCCAAGCCCATTATCAGCACGCTGTACACGGGCTTCATTGGCGCTCTCGCGTACGCCGGGTACGCGATGGGTGCCGGGCCGCTGTACTACGCCATCTCGTGtgtgggcggcgcggctcACCTCGCGTGGCAGGTGATCActgtcgacctcgacagccGGGCCGACTGCTGGAACAAGTTTACGTCCAACGGCTATGTGACCGGCCCTCTAATCTGGGCAGGCATGTTTGCCGACTACCTCTCACAG GTCATCTTCTAG
- a CDS encoding uncharacterized protein (Belongs to the inositol phosphokinase (IPK) family) has protein sequence MTAPPPAPIPVPGPGDLDSPPSTNLPLPPAPSIPTQVPVQVDEEKPKVKAYVGTGTPPPDVGSLVPEEGGDAVLARAARGATAMANQVAGHAGVMVDESGSLVIKPALPREIAFYQLAQSSPRTAPISGLKPFLPKFYGTLALTGQLQGNDITPVPGAKDIPESIVLENLTYRFTHPSVLDAKLGTSLHGPDASDEKKARMIKKAAETTTGKAGLRLTGASTWHASSQSFIKTPRGFGYNAKLEDLPEGIQRFFPLPTDVLPFLSDDGEAGPEYKDHALPPPLAKRLLVELDAELGRLEEVLGQIELRAVGASVLVVYEGDADRLAAAFGRFDRQRVTLAAKSLNPENSDDEDEDEEDEEEEESESDSDDDGAAADARRANKCPPLVVRLIDFAHTWLEEGEGPDQGVLLGLRTLRGLVQDRRAAVEAYIAARP, from the exons ATGACGGCCcctccccccgcccccATTCCTGTCCCTGGTCCAggcgacctcgacagccCTCCATCCACAAacctccctctcccccctGCACCCTCTATCCCAACCCAAGTTCCTGTGCAAGTGGACGAGGAAAAGCCCAAAGTCAAGGCCTATGTCGGTACGGGTACACCACCGCCTGATGTTGGATCATTAGTGCCtgaggaagggggggaTGCTGTGTTGGCtagggcggcgaggggggcgacggcgatggcgaaCCAGGTTGCCGGACATGCCGGCGTCATGGTTGACGAGAGTGGCAGTCTTGTCATTAAG cccGCCCTGCCTCGCGAGATCGCATTCTACCAGCTCGCACAGTCTTCGCCTCGCACGGCCCCGATCTCGGGCCTCAagcccttcctccccaagTTCTACGgcaccctcgccctcactgGCCAGCTCCAAGGAAACGACATTACGCCCGTTCCCGGTGCCAAAGATATTCCGGAGAGTATCGTCCTCGAAAACCTCACGTATCGGTTTACACACCCGAGCGTGCTTGACGCCAAGCTGGGCACGAGTTTACATGGTCCCGATgcgagcgacgagaagaaggcgcgcATGATCAAAAAAGCGGccgagacgacgacggggaAAGCTGGTCTGCGGCTAACGGGTGCATCGACGTGGCACGCCTCGAGCCAAAGCTTCATCAAGACGCCCCGTGGGTTCGGATACAATGCCAAGCTCGAAGACTTGCCTGAGGGAATCCAGCGGttcttccccctccccacgGATGTGTTGCCCTTCCTCTCggacgatggcgaggcTGGGCCAGAGTACAAGGACCACGCGCTGCCTCCCCCCCTTGCCAAGCGTTTACTTGTCGAGTTGGACGCTGAGCTGGGTCGGCTGGAGGAGGTGTTGGGACAGATTGAGCTGCGTGCCGTCGGCGCATCGGTATTAGTCGTGTACGAGGGCGATGCGGACCGCCTCGCGGCGGCTTTTGGACGCTTTGACCGCCAACGCGTCACTCTTGCCGCCAAGAGCTTGAATCCCGAGAACTCGGAcgatgaagatgaagatgaggaggacgaggaggaagaggagagcgagtcggactctgacgacgacggggcggcggccgacgcACGCCGCGCAAACAAGTGTCCCCCGCTCGTTGTGCGGCTTATTGACTTTGCGCACACTTGGTtagaggagggcgagggacCGGACCAAggtgtcctcctcggcctgcggACCCTGCGCGGGCTGGTGCAGGACCGCCGTGCCGCTGTCGAGGCGTACATCGCGGCTCGTCCTTAG